The following are encoded in a window of Mycobacteroides chelonae CCUG 47445 genomic DNA:
- the car gene encoding carboxylic acid reductase: protein MTIEATAANTKEARRQRLVDRVRRLFTEDPQFRAAKPDTAVDAAVAAPGLRLAQVVATIMDGYADRPALGHRVQELITDETGRSALRPLPEFETITYGELWGMARALASAWHHDPSTPVRAGDFVAMLGFTSVDYTAVDLACIHLGAVAVPLQTSAAASNWTAILAESEPSVLAVSAELLDAAIESALVTPSLRHITVFDYHPGVDAQRDSVESAQHRIAEAGLPISVEVMSAVIGHGRALPEAPLFTAEDGTDPLALVIYTSGSTGTPKGATYTEKMVAKPWLRADTLSSKAEIPLINLNFMPMSHVMGRGSLVTALACGGLAYFAASSDMSTLFEDITLTRPTVVTLVPRVCDMLFQRYRNEVERRAGLDSAADLATLDAEVKNDIRENLFGGRVLTIVCGSAPLSEELAAFIESCLDARITDGYGSTEAGVIVRNGRIQRPPVIDYKLVDVPELGYFSTDKPHPRGELLVKAESVFGGYFKRPDVTADVFDPDGYYKTGDIVAELEPDKIQIVDRRNNVIKLSQGEFVAIANLEAEYANSPLVQQICVYGSSERSYLLAVVVPTAEAFDQSHGDDELLKRLIAESLQQVAREAQLQPYEVPRDFLVETEPFTAANGLLTGIAKLARPKLHEKYGARLEQLYSDIASAQALELQALHAAGHEGKPVLETVQRAVTALLGLSVAEVGPDSHFIDLGGDSLSALSFSDLLRDIFGVEVPVGVIVSAANDVAAIASIIEKHRESGSLRPTADTVHGAGHTEIRAADLTLDKFIDEATLRAAPTLPRATGTPQTVLLTGANGYLGRFLALEWLERLDKTGGKLIAVIRGKDSDAAYQRLEEAFDSGDAGLLTHFRTLADKHLEVLAGDIGDPNLGLDADTWQRLADTVDVIVHPAALVNHVLPYNQLFGPNVVGTAEIIKLALTTKIKPVTYLSTVAVAISVDPKVFDEDSDIRTISAIRPLDEGYANGYGNAKWAGEVLLREAHDLCGLPVAVFRSDMILAHSHYTGQLNVPDQFTRLILSLIATGIAPGSFYQPQATGERPLAHYDGLPADFTASAITCLGITVAASESFHTYDSVNPHSDGISLDNFVDWLIDAGYPIQRIDNYGDWFDRFDTAIRGLPEKQKQHSLLPLLHAYRYPQHAHNGAFLPAIRFREGVQTSQNTDIPHLTRELIVKYATDLRQLGLL, encoded by the coding sequence ATGACGATCGAAGCCACCGCTGCCAATACCAAGGAAGCACGTCGTCAGCGGTTGGTTGACCGTGTCAGGCGGCTCTTCACCGAGGATCCACAGTTCCGGGCCGCCAAACCCGATACTGCGGTAGACGCCGCGGTCGCCGCGCCCGGTCTGCGGCTCGCCCAGGTAGTCGCCACCATCATGGATGGATACGCCGATCGGCCGGCCCTCGGGCACCGGGTTCAGGAACTCATCACCGATGAGACAGGTCGGTCGGCACTTCGTCCCCTACCTGAGTTCGAGACCATCACCTACGGGGAACTGTGGGGCATGGCCCGCGCACTGGCTTCGGCGTGGCATCACGACCCGAGCACTCCGGTGCGCGCGGGCGACTTCGTCGCGATGCTCGGCTTCACGAGCGTCGACTACACCGCAGTCGATCTCGCGTGCATCCATCTTGGCGCGGTGGCGGTACCGCTGCAGACCAGCGCGGCCGCATCGAACTGGACCGCAATCCTCGCCGAATCAGAGCCTTCGGTACTGGCGGTGAGCGCCGAGTTACTCGATGCGGCAATAGAATCAGCGCTCGTCACGCCGTCGCTGCGGCATATCACGGTCTTCGATTACCACCCCGGTGTCGATGCGCAGCGCGACAGTGTCGAGTCGGCGCAACATCGGATAGCCGAGGCCGGCCTACCGATCTCGGTCGAGGTGATGTCCGCGGTGATCGGGCACGGTCGTGCCCTTCCCGAGGCGCCGTTGTTCACCGCCGAGGACGGCACCGACCCGTTGGCGCTGGTGATCTATACCTCTGGAAGCACGGGCACCCCCAAGGGCGCGACGTACACCGAGAAGATGGTCGCCAAACCATGGCTGAGGGCCGACACCCTGAGCTCCAAGGCCGAGATTCCGTTGATCAACCTCAACTTCATGCCGATGAGCCATGTGATGGGACGCGGCAGCCTGGTCACGGCCCTGGCCTGTGGTGGTCTTGCGTACTTCGCGGCATCCAGCGATATGTCCACCCTGTTCGAAGACATCACCCTCACCCGGCCCACGGTGGTGACGCTCGTTCCCCGCGTGTGCGACATGCTCTTTCAGCGATACCGCAACGAAGTCGAACGCCGTGCGGGGCTGGACTCCGCGGCCGACCTGGCCACCCTCGATGCCGAAGTCAAGAACGATATCCGTGAAAACCTTTTCGGCGGACGCGTTTTGACAATCGTCTGCGGATCAGCACCACTATCCGAAGAACTGGCGGCATTCATCGAATCCTGCCTGGACGCCCGCATCACCGACGGCTACGGCTCCACCGAGGCCGGAGTCATCGTCCGGAACGGACGCATCCAACGTCCCCCCGTCATCGACTACAAGCTCGTCGATGTGCCCGAGCTGGGCTACTTCTCCACCGACAAGCCGCACCCGCGAGGTGAGCTGCTGGTGAAAGCCGAGTCAGTGTTCGGCGGCTATTTCAAGCGTCCCGACGTCACCGCCGATGTGTTCGACCCGGACGGTTACTACAAGACCGGGGATATTGTCGCCGAGCTGGAACCCGACAAGATCCAGATCGTGGACCGGCGCAACAACGTGATCAAGCTGTCGCAAGGCGAGTTCGTCGCGATCGCCAACCTCGAAGCCGAGTACGCCAACAGTCCACTGGTGCAACAGATTTGTGTCTACGGAAGTAGCGAACGGTCCTACCTGCTGGCCGTGGTGGTACCCACCGCCGAGGCCTTCGACCAAAGCCATGGAGATGACGAACTACTCAAACGCCTGATTGCCGAGTCGCTACAGCAGGTCGCCCGCGAAGCCCAGCTGCAGCCATACGAGGTACCGCGCGACTTCCTGGTGGAGACCGAACCGTTCACCGCCGCCAACGGCCTATTGACCGGTATCGCCAAGCTGGCCCGGCCGAAGTTGCACGAGAAGTACGGCGCCCGTCTGGAACAGCTGTATTCCGATATCGCGAGTGCCCAGGCGCTCGAACTACAAGCACTTCACGCCGCCGGACACGAGGGCAAGCCGGTCCTTGAGACCGTGCAACGTGCGGTCACAGCACTGCTGGGCCTATCCGTAGCCGAGGTGGGCCCGGACTCGCACTTCATCGACCTCGGCGGCGATTCTCTTTCGGCGCTGTCCTTCTCGGATCTACTGCGGGACATCTTCGGTGTCGAGGTTCCCGTCGGAGTCATCGTCAGTGCCGCCAACGATGTGGCGGCCATCGCGAGCATCATCGAAAAGCACCGTGAATCGGGATCACTCCGGCCCACCGCCGACACGGTGCACGGCGCCGGGCACACCGAAATCCGTGCCGCCGACCTGACTCTGGACAAGTTCATCGACGAGGCCACCCTGCGCGCCGCCCCCACACTCCCGAGAGCGACGGGGACCCCGCAGACCGTGTTACTGACCGGAGCCAATGGCTACCTAGGACGGTTCCTAGCGTTGGAATGGCTTGAGCGCCTGGATAAAACCGGCGGCAAGCTCATCGCTGTCATCCGCGGCAAGGACTCCGACGCCGCCTACCAGCGCCTGGAGGAGGCGTTCGATAGTGGCGACGCCGGACTGCTGACGCATTTCCGCACACTGGCCGACAAGCACCTGGAGGTGCTCGCCGGCGATATCGGTGACCCGAACCTGGGACTGGACGCCGACACCTGGCAACGCCTGGCCGACACCGTGGACGTCATCGTGCACCCCGCAGCCCTGGTGAACCACGTGCTGCCCTACAACCAGCTGTTCGGCCCGAATGTCGTTGGCACCGCGGAAATCATCAAACTGGCACTGACCACCAAAATCAAACCCGTCACATACCTGTCCACCGTCGCCGTGGCGATCTCGGTGGACCCCAAGGTATTCGACGAGGACTCTGACATCCGCACCATCAGTGCGATCAGGCCCCTCGACGAGGGATACGCCAACGGGTACGGCAATGCCAAGTGGGCCGGTGAGGTGCTGCTGCGGGAGGCGCACGACCTGTGCGGCCTGCCCGTCGCGGTGTTCCGCTCCGACATGATCCTGGCCCACAGCCACTACACCGGCCAGCTCAACGTCCCCGACCAATTCACCCGCCTCATCCTGAGCCTGATCGCCACCGGCATCGCACCCGGCTCCTTCTACCAGCCACAGGCAACGGGCGAACGCCCACTTGCCCACTATGACGGGCTGCCCGCCGATTTCACGGCGTCGGCCATTACCTGCCTCGGCATCACGGTCGCCGCTTCCGAAAGCTTCCACACGTACGACTCCGTGAACCCGCATTCTGACGGTATCTCGCTGGACAACTTCGTCGACTGGCTCATCGACGCCGGATATCCCATCCAGCGCATCGACAACTACGGCGACTGGTTCGACCGCTTCGACACCGCCATCCGCGGCCTGCCCGAAAAACAAAAGCAGCACTCCCTGCTGCCACTACTGCACGCGTACCGGTATCCGCAGCACGCACACAACGGCGCATTCCTCCCCGCGATCAGATTCCGCGAGGGCGTCCAGACCTCCCAGAACACCGATATTCCCCACCTCACCCGGGAGCTCATCGTCAAGTACGCCACGGATCTGCGGCAGCTCGGACTGCTGTAG
- a CDS encoding nuclear transport factor 2 family protein: MGQWSRDELQSMFDHHLRVVDEIGPKGEWAKYADLFAEDASYIEPTYGTFEGREAIRESMVQTMSEFPGAEMPHYFSNWHVVDEDHGWVICELVNRMRDPGDGSIWEATNISIFRYAGDYQWANEEDVYNPMQFMTAIQGYVQRSSELGSLSPAAQTFGKNMGWLG, encoded by the coding sequence ATGGGACAGTGGTCACGCGACGAGCTGCAGAGCATGTTCGACCATCACCTTCGGGTGGTCGATGAGATAGGCCCCAAGGGCGAGTGGGCCAAGTATGCGGATCTTTTCGCCGAGGACGCCAGCTACATCGAACCGACCTATGGCACCTTCGAGGGCCGGGAGGCCATCCGCGAGTCCATGGTCCAAACCATGTCGGAGTTCCCCGGGGCTGAGATGCCGCACTACTTCTCCAACTGGCACGTCGTCGACGAGGATCACGGCTGGGTCATCTGCGAGCTGGTCAACCGGATGAGGGACCCGGGCGACGGAAGTATCTGGGAAGCAACAAATATCAGCATCTTTCGCTACGCAGGCGACTACCAGTGGGCCAACGAGGAAGACGTCTACAACCCCATGCAGTTCATGACGGCGATCCAGGGTTACGTGCAGCGCAGCAGCGAGCTGGGTTCGCTATCCCCCGCCGCCCAGACGTTCGGGAAGAACATGGGCTGGCTCGGCTAG
- the car gene encoding carboxylic acid reductase → MTVNNDTDLQLEQLTRRIENLRESDPQFRDTLPDPAVAQQVLRPGLHLSEAIATLMTGYAARPALGERARELVTDHDGRTIQRLLPRFETTTYGELWSRTTSVAASWHHDTAHPVKGGDLVATLGFTSIDYTVLDLAIMILGGVAVPLQTSAPASQWTTILAEAEPNTLAVSVELIGVALESVLATPSIKQVVVFDYTPEVDAQREAFDAAGARLAGTGVAIETLDAVIARGADLPAAPLYAPSPGDDPLALLIYTSGSTGAPKGAMHSENIVRRWWIREDVMAGTENLPMIGLNFMPMSHIMGRGTLTSTLSTGGLGYFAASSDMSTLFEDMELIRPTALALVPRVCDMVFQRFQTEVDRRLAGAHTADANTVAAEVKAEIRDSLFGGRVLAVMVGSAPLSDELGEFIESCFELHLTDGYGSTEAGMVFRDGIVQRPPVIEYKLVDVPELGYFSTDQPHPRGELLLKTDGMFLGYYKRPEVTAGVFDENGFYMTGDIVTELAHDNIRIVDRRNNVLKLSQGEFVAVATLEAEYANSPVVHQIYVYGSSERSYLLAVVVPTPQAVAAAKGDETALKATIAESLQDIARELQLQSYEIPRDFIIEPQPFTQGNGLLTGIAKLARPNLKAHYGDRLEQMYADIAEQQAAELRALHSVDPDKPALETVLKAAQALLGVSSAELAAYAHFTDLGGDSLSALSFSDLLRDIFGVEVPVGVIVSAANDLGGVAQFIDEQRHSGGTRPTADTVHGAGHTEIRAADLTLDKFIDEATLRAAPALPRSTGTPQTVLLTGSNGYLGHYLALEWLERLDKTDGKLIVIVRGKDAQAAYHRLEEAFDTGDAGLLTHFRALADKHLEVLAGDIGDPNLGLDADTWQRLADTVDVIVHPAALVNHVLPYRQLFGPNVVGTAEIIKLALTTKIKPVTYLSTVAVAAYVDPSTFDEESDIRLISAVRPVDELYANGYGNSKWAGEVLLREAHDLCGLPVAVFRSDMILAHSHYTGQLNVPDQFTRLILSLIATGIAPGSFYQAQATGERPRAHYDGLPGDFTAEAITTLGTQVPEGPEAYVTYDCVNPHSDGISLDNFVDWLIDAGYPIQRIDNYGDWFDRFDTAIRGLPEKQKQHSLLPLLHAFEQPSGADDHGVVPAKRFQHAVQAAGIGPVGQDGTTDIPHLSQQLIVKYATDLEQLGLL, encoded by the coding sequence ATGACCGTGAACAACGACACCGACCTGCAGCTGGAGCAGCTGACCCGTCGTATCGAGAATCTGCGCGAGAGCGATCCCCAATTCCGCGACACCCTGCCCGACCCCGCGGTCGCCCAGCAGGTGTTGCGCCCCGGTCTGCACCTCTCCGAAGCCATCGCGACATTGATGACCGGATACGCCGCGCGCCCCGCGCTGGGCGAGCGGGCACGTGAACTGGTCACCGACCATGACGGCCGGACCATCCAGCGTCTGCTCCCCCGTTTCGAAACCACCACATACGGTGAATTATGGTCCCGGACAACATCCGTCGCCGCGTCGTGGCACCATGACACAGCCCACCCGGTCAAGGGCGGCGATCTGGTGGCGACCCTCGGATTCACCAGCATCGACTACACCGTGCTGGATCTGGCGATCATGATTCTGGGCGGGGTGGCGGTGCCGCTGCAGACCAGCGCGCCGGCTTCACAGTGGACCACCATCCTGGCCGAGGCCGAACCCAACACCCTCGCCGTCAGTGTCGAATTGATCGGCGTTGCACTGGAATCCGTACTCGCGACCCCCTCGATCAAACAGGTCGTGGTGTTCGACTACACCCCTGAAGTCGATGCGCAACGTGAGGCCTTCGACGCCGCCGGCGCCCGGCTTGCGGGCACCGGTGTCGCCATCGAAACGCTCGATGCGGTGATCGCCCGCGGCGCGGACCTTCCTGCGGCACCGCTCTACGCGCCTTCCCCCGGCGACGATCCGCTGGCACTGCTCATTTACACCTCCGGCAGCACCGGGGCCCCGAAGGGCGCCATGCATAGTGAAAACATCGTGCGCCGCTGGTGGATTCGCGAAGACGTCATGGCCGGGACCGAAAACCTGCCCATGATCGGCCTGAACTTCATGCCGATGAGCCACATCATGGGCCGCGGAACACTCACCTCCACTCTGTCCACCGGTGGCCTCGGGTACTTCGCCGCATCCAGCGACATGTCAACACTTTTCGAAGACATGGAGCTGATTCGTCCCACAGCTCTTGCCCTGGTCCCCCGTGTCTGCGACATGGTCTTCCAGCGGTTCCAGACTGAGGTGGACCGTCGGCTGGCCGGTGCTCACACTGCCGATGCCAACACGGTGGCCGCAGAGGTCAAGGCCGAGATCCGCGACAGCCTCTTCGGTGGCCGCGTGCTGGCGGTCATGGTGGGCTCGGCGCCACTGTCCGATGAACTCGGCGAGTTCATCGAGTCCTGTTTCGAGCTTCATCTGACCGACGGTTATGGATCCACCGAGGCCGGCATGGTGTTCCGCGATGGAATTGTGCAGCGGCCCCCGGTCATCGAGTACAAGCTCGTCGATGTGCCCGAGCTGGGCTACTTCTCCACCGACCAGCCGCATCCACGGGGCGAGCTGCTGCTGAAGACGGACGGCATGTTCCTCGGGTACTACAAGCGCCCCGAGGTAACCGCGGGCGTCTTCGACGAGAACGGTTTCTACATGACCGGCGATATCGTCACCGAGCTCGCGCATGACAACATCCGGATCGTCGATCGCCGCAACAACGTTCTCAAGCTGTCCCAGGGCGAGTTCGTCGCGGTCGCGACACTGGAAGCCGAGTACGCCAACAGTCCAGTGGTGCATCAGATCTACGTGTACGGCAGCAGCGAGCGGTCCTACCTGCTGGCGGTCGTCGTACCGACACCTCAGGCCGTCGCCGCCGCCAAGGGTGACGAGACGGCACTCAAGGCGACCATCGCCGAATCCCTGCAGGACATCGCCAGAGAGCTGCAGTTGCAGTCCTACGAGATCCCGCGCGACTTCATCATCGAGCCGCAACCGTTCACCCAGGGCAACGGACTGCTGACCGGTATCGCCAAGCTGGCTCGCCCGAACCTCAAGGCGCACTACGGCGATCGTCTGGAACAGATGTACGCCGACATCGCCGAACAGCAGGCCGCCGAGCTGCGCGCGCTGCACAGCGTCGATCCCGACAAGCCCGCGCTGGAGACGGTGCTCAAGGCCGCGCAGGCCTTGCTCGGCGTCTCGTCGGCCGAGCTCGCCGCGTACGCACATTTCACCGATCTGGGTGGCGATTCGCTCTCGGCTCTGTCCTTCTCGGATCTACTGCGAGACATCTTCGGTGTCGAGGTTCCCGTCGGTGTCATCGTCAGCGCGGCCAACGACCTCGGCGGTGTCGCGCAATTCATTGACGAGCAACGTCATTCAGGCGGTACCCGGCCCACCGCCGACACGGTGCACGGTGCCGGGCACACCGAGATCCGTGCCGCCGACCTGACCCTGGACAAGTTCATCGACGAGGCCACTCTGCGTGCCGCCCCCGCACTCCCGAGGTCGACGGGGACCCCGCAGACCGTGCTACTCACCGGCTCGAACGGTTACCTGGGCCACTATCTGGCGTTGGAATGGCTTGAGCGCCTGGATAAAACAGACGGAAAGCTGATCGTCATCGTTCGCGGCAAAGATGCCCAGGCCGCCTACCACCGCCTGGAAGAAGCGTTCGACACCGGCGACGCCGGACTGCTGACGCATTTCCGCGCACTGGCCGACAAGCACCTGGAGGTGCTCGCCGGCGATATCGGTGACCCGAACCTGGGACTGGACGCCGACACCTGGCAACGCCTGGCGGACACCGTGGACGTCATCGTGCACCCCGCAGCCCTGGTGAACCACGTGCTGCCCTACCGGCAACTGTTTGGACCGAATGTCGTTGGTACCGCGGAAATCATCAAACTGGCACTGACCACCAAGATCAAACCCGTCACGTATCTGTCGACGGTGGCGGTCGCGGCGTACGTCGATCCGAGCACCTTCGATGAAGAGTCCGACATCCGGCTCATCAGCGCGGTGCGACCCGTTGACGAGCTGTATGCAAACGGATACGGCAACAGCAAGTGGGCCGGTGAGGTGCTGCTGCGGGAGGCGCACGACCTGTGCGGCCTGCCCGTCGCGGTGTTCCGCTCCGACATGATCCTGGCCCACAGCCACTACACCGGCCAGCTCAACGTCCCCGACCAGTTCACCCGCCTCATCCTGAGCCTGATCGCCACCGGCATCGCACCCGGCTCCTTCTACCAAGCACAGGCAACGGGCGAACGCCCACGCGCCCACTATGACGGGCTACCGGGTGACTTCACCGCCGAGGCGATCACCACGCTGGGCACTCAGGTGCCGGAGGGCCCGGAGGCGTATGTGACCTACGACTGCGTCAATCCGCATTCTGACGGTATCTCGCTGGACAACTTCGTCGACTGGCTCATCGACGCCGGATATCCCATCCAGCGCATCGACAACTACGGCGACTGGTTCGACCGCTTCGACACCGCCATCCGCGGCCTGCCCGAAAAACAAAAGCAGCACTCCCTGCTGCCACTACTGCACGCGTTCGAGCAGCCCTCCGGCGCCGACGACCACGGCGTGGTTCCGGCCAAGCGTTTCCAGCACGCGGTGCAAGCCGCCGGAATCGGTCCGGTCGGGCAAGACGGCACCACGGACATTCCGCATCTGTCGCAGCAGTTGATCGTCAAGTACGCCACGGACCTGGAACAGCTCGGGCTCCTGTAG